CAGAGAGAATAAGAAAAAAAATTGAATCATCAATACAATATGATGACAATCCTGTAACAATTAGTGCTGGAGTTGGTGAGTTTAATGAAAAATATAAAACAATACACCATTTTATTCATGATGTTGATGAAGGATTATATGTAGCAAAAAGAACTGGGAAAAATAAAATAATTACTGTTTAGATTTTTTTATTTCTCTTAAAACATAAATTGAAGCAATTAAAATTACACCACCAAGCAATATTAAACTTCCATAAATTACCTCTTTATGTGCTTTATCTCCTGCACCAAAAAAATATCCTATCATAATTAAAAAACCAGTCCAAATTAAATTTGCACTAAAAGTCAGAGGTATAAACCATTTTAAACTCATATGAGAAAGTCCTGCTGGAATTGAAATATATTGTCCAAGGCCAGGAGTTAAAGGTGCTAAAAAAGCTGAAATTTTACCATGAGAATACCAAAATTTATTAACTTTTTTTATAATTGGTTTATCTTTTAAAAATTTATTAACAATCCATTTTGCTAAAAAATAGTTAAAAAGAGCTCCACTTAAACTACCAAGGGCTGCACATAACCAAACTAAAAATAAATCCATATCACCTTTTGCCGCTAAGTATCCAGCAGGAAGTAATACTAATTCACTCGGTACTGGAATAAAAGTACCTACTAAAAACATATAAAAATAGATACCAATATATCCAAGTGAATGTGCAAAATTAACAAGTATATTAACAATTTGCTCAAACATATAATTCCTTATACATCAAATTCTGCAATTATTGGCACATGGTCTGATGGAGTTGGCTTTCTTTTTCTTCTTATTGAAGTTAAAATATCAACTTTTTTAAATTTTGAAAAAAGAGGCTTTGATACTAAAATATAATCAAGTCTTAATCCTTCATTTTTATAAACAGCAGCCCCTCTATAATCATAAAAAGTAAAAACTTTTTCATCTTTATACACATCTCTTATAATATCAATAAAACCTATATCTAAAAATTTAGAAAGAATTGCTCTCTCTTCTGGTAAATGAGTAACTTCTCCTTCCCAAATTTCTTCATCCCAAACATCAAGTGAGGTATGAGAAATGTTAAAATCACCACAAATTAAAACTTTATCTTTATTTAAATCAAATCTTTTTAACCACTCAAATAATTTATCATAAAAATACATTTTATACTCAAACCTATCACCATAACTATCCCCAAGAGGTGCATAAATATTAATAATATGAATTCCATTTATAAGAGTATAAATAAATCTTGATTCGTTTAATTCACCATCAAAACCTTTTTGATACCCTTCTATTGGATATTTTGAACAAGTCGCAACTCCATGAAGTCTCTTTTGACCATGTATAATACATTCAAAATCTCCATCTATAATAGGAAATTTTTCATTTTCAACTTTAATCTCTTGCATACATAAAACATCAATATTATAATCTTTTACTAAATTTTGAACAATTTCAAGCCTACTTCTTATTGAATTCACATTAAATGTACAAATTTTCATATTATATTCCCATTTTCCCAGGATTTAATATTCCGTTTGGGTCAAAAGCTTCTTTTATTCTTTTAAATAAGTTAAGTTCAGCTTCATTGAATGCAAGTTTCATAAACGGAGCTTTGCTAAGCCCAATTCCATGTTCGCCACTTAAAGTCCCCCCCATATCAACTACAAGTTTAAATATCTCTTCTACTGCTTTATATCCTTTTTTTATCTCTTCTTCATTATTTTTATCAACCATTACATTTACATGAATATTTCCATCTCCTGCATGACCAAAACAAGGCACTACCAATCCATATTTTTTACTAATATTATTAATCTCTCTTAAAGCATCAGGTAATCTACTTCTTGGGACTGAAATATCTTCATTTATTTTTTTACTACCATAAATAGTAATTGATTGTGATGCATTTCTTCTTGCAAACCAAATTTCATTTGCTTCTTTTTCATCTTTTGCAACTTTAAATTCTTTACATCCATTCTCTCTAAAAGAATTTTCTAAAATTCCTAATTGATAATTGATTTCTTCTTCAACATTTCCATCCACATCACCTATAAGCAATGCCCCTGCCCACTCAGGTAAATCAACTCCAAGTTTTTCTCTTAAAGCTTTTACAACTAAACTATCCATAAACTCCATCGCAACTGGCATAGCACCACTTGCAAGAGATTTATAAACAGCATTCATAGCATCTTCAACATTTTTAAAAATACCCATATATGTTTTTTTTATTTTTGGCTTTGGTAAAAGTTTTAGTGTAATTTCTGTAATTACAGCAAGGGTACCTTCACTTGCAATTAAAATCCCAGCAATATTATATCCCGCAACATCTTTAATTGTTCTTTTACCAGCTCTTATAATATCACCATTTGGCAAAACTGCTTTTAGACTCATAACATAATCTTTTGTAAGACCATATTTAGCAGCTCTCATCCCACCAGCGTTTTCGCTTACATTTCCTCCAATTGTAGAATAATCCATACTTGCAGGGTCTGGTGGATAAAAAAGTCCTTTTTTTTCTACTTCTTCTTGAAGTTTTCTATTTACAACTCCTGGCTGAACAACTGCTACCATATCTTTTTCATCAATTTCAAGTATTTTATTCATATGCTTTTCAAGTGCTAAAACAATACCTCCATTTACAGGTAAAGCCCCTCCTGTAAATCCACTGCCAGCTCCTCTTGGAATAATCGCAATTTTCTCTTCATTACAATATTTTAATATTTTACTAATTTCTTCTTCATTTTCAGGAAAAACTACTGCATCTGGATAAAAATGCTCTCGTGTAGCATCATATGAATATGCCCTTAGATGAATTTTATCAGTTTTAATATCATCTTCACCAACAATATTTTTTAAATATTCTATATGTTTTTTATCAATCATCTATTCCCTTTATTAACTTTTTAAAATCTACTTTTTTTATATCAAAATTGTTAGAGTATGTAAAGAAAGCCTTATTATATTTTGCATTTATTTTAAAATTTTTCTCTCCTACTATATAAAAACTAAAACTATCCACTTCGTATACTTTATCAAGTGCTATTATATATCTTCCTATGTTAAATTCTTTTGCAAACTCTCTTAAATTATTTTGATTAATTTCACCATCTAAAAAAGCAGCTAATATATCAGGAGAAATAATTACATTATTTTTATATAAATTTTTTAATTTTAAATAAATCTCTTGATTTGGAGCAATTATAACTATTCTTGAATAATCTTTTGCAAAAACCACTTCATCATTTTTTTTTGGAAGAACAACTGGTCTTGCAAACGCATCATTTTTTAAATCATTATATACAAAAAGTTTTGCTATTTTTCCAAAAGACACAGCCCTTGCACAAATAATTGGAGTTTTTAAATAATTACAAATAACAACTCCACTTACACCTTTTTTTACATATTTATTTAATGTAATCTCCTTATTTTTCAAATCAACATTATCTATTTTAACTTCAACAGCAAAAAGAAAAGTTGCTAACAATAAAATAAAATATCTCATAAATTCCCTTTTTTTACCTAATTATAACAAAGTGTACTAAAATTATAATAATTTTCACATTACTTGAATAAAATAAATTATAGTAAAATTCCATTAAAAAAGGATAATTTATGTCTTATGATATTTTAGTTGTTGGTAGTGGGATTGCTGGAATGATGGCTGCAATTGAAGCAAAAGAACTTGGAAGTAATGTAGCAATTGTTATGAAAAAATCTCCTCTTGCGAATAACTCTTTTATGGCAAAAGGTGGAATTAATGCAGCTCTTAATAATATGGGAGATGGAGATAGTATTGAGCAACACATCCAAGATACTCTAAAAGGTGGGATGGGTATAGCAGAAGAAGAAGCAGTTAGAATCTTTTGCGAACATGCTCCACAAGTAGTAAGAGAACTTCATAGAAAATATAAAGTCCCATTTACAACACTTCCTGATGGAAGACTTGCTCAAAGACCATTTGGAGGGACTAAATTTAAAAGGACATGCTTCTCAGCTGATGCAACAGGTCCTGCTATTATGAAAACATTAAATAAAGTAATTCAAGAATTAAATATTCCTACTATTAAGAATCATTTTGCATTAAATTTAATTGTAAATAATGGAGTAATAGCAGGAGTTAGCTTTTTAGATGAAGAAACTAATGAAGTAAAAGTTATTAAAGCAAAAGCTGTTATTATGGCAACAGGTGGATATGCAGGCTTATATAGAGGATATACAACAAACGTGACTGATGCAACAGGTGATGGTATTGCAATGGGACTTAGGGCTGGACTTGAAGGAATGGATTTAGAATTTATTCAGTTTCACCCAACAGGACTTGCTGGGACAAACTATTTAATTAGTGAAGCTGCAAGGGCAGAAGGAGGAAGATTGATAAACAGTGATGGTAATGAATTTGTAGATGAACTTAATACAAGAGACTTTGTAACACGTGCGATTGTTAAACAACTTCAAAAAGGAAAACAAGTATACCTTGACTTAACAGATATCCCAGAAGAGGTAATTAATACAAAACTTATTCATCTAAAAAAAAGAGTAAAATCTCTTAAAAAAATTGACATAACAAAAGAACCAATCCCTATAAATCCACTTGCACACTATACCATGGGAGGAATAAAAACTGACACCTATGCTTTTACAGACATTGAAGGATTATTTTATGTAGGTGAAGCTGGAAATAATGGAGTTAATGGGGCAAATAGACTTGGGGGAAATTCACTTAGTGAAGGTGCAGTATTTGGAAAAATTGCAGGGTATGAAGCTGTAAAATACTCTCATAGAGTAAAAAATATACCAGAAATTAAAAATGAAGATATTCAAAAAGATATAGAATTAATTGAAAAACTAAAAAATACAAAAATAGATACTAAAAAAATAAAACACACTCTTGGAGATATTTTATATAGAAAAGTTGGAATAATTAGAAATGGATATACACTTAAAAAAGCTATTGGAATTTTTGAAGATTTAAAAAAAGAGATGCAAACAAATAATAACGAGATTGAAAATGACTCATCTCTAAAAGAAAAACTTGAATGTATAAATGGAATCGATTTAGCTATTGCTACTGCAAAATCAGCTCTTCAAAGAGAAGAAAGTAGAGGAGCTCATTTTAGACTTGATTTTCCTGAAACAGACTTTGCTTTTCAAAAACATACATTCGTTAAAATTTAATTTATTCTTTAATCTCACAAATAATCTCTTTTTTCTTTTTACTTTCAATAATCTCTTTAATTTGTAAATTCTCAATTTCTAATTTTAATAATTCATCAATTGTATCAACTTTTCTTTTTGCAACTTCTCTTAAAATAATACCTCTATAAGCCTTTGCAAAATGACTAACTACTTTTTTATTTTTTAAAAATTTAAATGTAAAAACTTCTTTTTTAGGAGAGTAAAATTTAGAATAAAATCCAGCTCTTAAATCTAAAATATCTTCATTTTCTAAATATTCGTCTAATGCTTTTGAAAAATGCTTTTTATAAAATTTCCAAGGCTCAAAATCACCTATTTTTTCACCTTGTTTGAGTTTATATTCTGGAATAAAATCCCCTGCACTAATAGGACCAAAAAGGTTTGAAAATATGATAACATTTTTATAAATATAATTTTTTGCATTTTCACCTAAACTATCAAAATCTAAATAATCATAAGCAACACCACTATATCTTTTTATTGCAGGAAATGTTTTTTTAGAATATATATCTCCTAAAAACTCTTCTACTTCTTTAACTCCAAATAGTTTTTCTAATTCTTCTTTTAAAGCAGTTTTTATAAAATCATTATATTTATCAACAACCTCTTTTCGTTTTTTATTTAAATGAGGAAAGAGAAAATTAAATTCAAACTCGCTCTCTCCTCCTTTTTTCTTTGCCTCACTTGGTGAGAATAGTATTTTCATTATATTGCCATTACTTTTATTTTATCAGTATTAAAATGTTTTTTCATCTCTTCTTCAATTGCCATTAAAGTCATATCACCACTTGCACAAGTCGAACAAGCACCAAGATATCTAACAAACACTGTTGTTACTCCATCACCTTCTCTTATATCAATTAATTCTAAACTTCCACCATCCATTGCAAGCATTGGTTTTATTTTTGTATCTAAAAATTCTTCAATAGCTTTTATTTTTTTAACTAAACTCATTTTTTCAAAATCTTCTGTTATTGCTGAATTTTTAATTTCTTCTTTTTTCATTTCTTCATTAACTTGTTTTATTATATCTACTAAATAAATTGGTTTTTCTTCATGACCACCTGGTTTTACACAACTTTTACAATACTTCCCTGCATCAGTATATTTTTGAAGTTCTTCAACAGTTTTTACTTTATGTTTTTTAATAATATCTTCAATCTCTTTTCTTGTTACTCTTGCACACTCACATACAATTTCACTATCTTTAAGTTCTTCTGCATCTTTACCTTTATATTTAGCAGCAGCCTCCATAATAACATCATATGCCATAACACTACAATGCATTTTTTGAGGTGGAAATGCAGGTTTATTTGGTTCATCTCTTAATGCTTTTTCAACATCTAAGTTTGTAACTTTCATAGCTTCATCAACTGTTTTTCCAATAGTAAGTTCAGTCATTACATCACTTGACGCAATAGCAGTCCCACATCCAAATGACTTAAATCTTGCATCAATTATTTTATCCGTTTTTGGGTCTACAAGCCAATATAATCTAACAGCATCCCCACACGCTTCACTTCCAAAATCAGCAACAACAAGTTTTGCATCTCTTTTTTTAGCATCTTCTTCACTAAATTCACCTAAAAATTTTGGATTATTCATTCTCTCAACCACTTTATTTGAATACTCTTCCCAAATACTTCCGCTTAATAAATCATTTCTTGCCATTTTTACTCCTTAACATAATTTTTTTACTCTGGTTTAATTTTTGCATATGTCATTGAAATTTCTCTAAGTCTATTTACAACTTTTGGCAAAACATCTATAACATAGTCTATCTCTTCTTCGGTTGTAAATCTACTAAGTGAAAAAATAATTCCAGTATGTGCTATTTCTGGGTCTTCTCCAAGTGCTTCAAGCACTTCACTTCCTTCAAGTCTTTCAGACGAACAACTACTTCCTGTTGCTGCATAGATTTTATGCATATTTAAATCCCAAAGCATTGCTTCACCTTCTATTCCTCTAAATGATGCAATAACTGTATTTGGGAGTCTATATTTTTTATCTACATAACTTTTTGTATCTGGTATTTTTAAAATAGCCTCTTCAAGCTTATCTCTAAGTCTTCTAACTTCACTATTCATATAATCTAAATTTTCATTTGCTTTTTTTATAGCCTCAGCCATAGAAATAATTCCATTTAAATATACACTTCCTCCTCTTTTTCCACCCATTTGGTTTCCACCATGGATTAAGTTTTGATAAGGTGCGCCTTCTCTTACATAAAGACCGCCAACCCCTTTTGGTCCATGGAATTTATGAGCTGAGAAGGTAAAATAATCTACTCCAAGGTCTCTTACATTTACTTTTGCTTTTGAAATAGCTTGTGCTCCATCACAATGAAATGGAATATTATATTTTTTTGCAATTTCACTAATTTCTTTAATTGGCTGAATTGCCCCACTTTCATTACTTGCAAATAAAACTGAAATTAACGCTGTATCTTCTCTGATTGCATTTTCAAGTTCATCAAGTTTTATTCTTCCATTTTCATCAGTATAAAGATAAGTAACCTCCATCCCAAAACTCTTAGCATAAGCACAAGGTGCTTTGATTGAAGAATGTTCTGCTACTGTTGTAATAATATGTTTTTTAGGAGAGCCTTTAAGATAGGCATCTAAAAATGTTTTTATTACTGTATTATTACCCTCAGTTGTTGAAGAGGTAATAATTATATCATCACTATCATCTGCACCAATCCCTGGATAAATAATATCATACGCTTCATTTAATTTTTTTCTTGCTTCAATACCAAGGTCATAAATTACATTTATATTTCCAAAGTATTTAGTTGCATCACAATATATTTCTTTGATTTCTTCATCCATAGGAGTGGTTGAATTATTATCTAAATATACTCTCATTGTTACTCCTTTTTGTTTAATAATAACAAAAAGGAAGAAAAAAAATTTGATTTAAATCAAGATTTAAGAAGTTTTGAGAGTTTTGCTTGAAGTTTTAGCCATAATTTATGAGGCATAAGAGGAAATCCACTATAAACACCAGGAGTTTTAATAGATTTAGTAACTCCTCCTCTTGCAGCAATTGTGGTAAAAGGAGCTATTTCAAGATGTCCAGCAGTTGCACTTTGTCCTCCCATTACTACATTTCTTCCAAGTTTAGAAGACCCAGATAAACCAACTTGTGAAACTAAAATAGAATACTCTCCTATTTCACAATTGTGTCCAATTTGGACTAAGTTATCAATTTTGCTTCCTTTTTTTATTATGGTTTTACCAAAAACTGCCCTATCTATTGTGGTATTAGCTCCAATTTCTACCTCATCTTCTATTATCACTTTTCCTAAATGATAAATTTTTATATGTTTTCCATCACTTGTATGAGCATATCCAAATCCATCACTACCAATTACACTTCCTGCATGTATTGTTACATTTTTTCCTATTTTTGTATCTCTATAAATCGTAACATTTGGATAGATAATACTACCTTCATCAATTTCTACATAAGGTCCAATAACTACATTTGGCATAATAGTTACATTTTTACCAACTCTAACACCTTTTGCAATTCTAACTGATGGGTCAATTTTAGCTGATGAATTTATTTGATAGCCTCCATCTTCCCAAGGAGATTTAGAAAAAAGTTTAGTAAGAAGAGCTAATTTTAAATAAGGATTATCTGTAATTAGGGGAATAACTCCCTTAGGGAGTTTAGATATATCTTCTTTTCTTATTAAAACTGCTGCTGCTTTTGTGTTTTTTAAATATTTTTCATACTTTTTATTTTCTAAAAAAGAAATCTCTTCTTCATTTGCATCAACAAGAGTATTTAAACCTGTTATTTTTTTATCTTCACTGCATTCAATTCCTAAATAATCACAAATTTCTTTTAAACTAAAAACTCTCTTTTCATTTTTCATCTTACATTTTATATCTTCCATTAAATATTACCTTTCAATAACACTAACTCCACTTCTTACAACTTCAAGAGGCTTAAATCTTTTAACTGCTTTTAAAAAATTATCAATTCTATCTGGTCTATCTACAACACTTACAACAACATGTTTTTCTCCAACATTACTTATACTTCCATTATAACATCTCGCAAGTGCGTCTATATCTGAGAGCGGTTCGTCTAAATTAAATTTTACCATTGCCATCTCTTTTTCAATAAAATTATCACTCTCAATTACTTTATAAACAGGAATTAATTTATAAAGTTGCTTTACAATTTGCTCAAACACCTTAGGGTCACCTTCACTCATTATTGTCATTCTACTAAATTCACTCTCAGGAATTGGAGCAACAGTTAGTGAAGTTATATTATAACCTCTTGCTGCAAACATATTCACTATTCTTGCTAAAACGCCATGTTCGTTTTCAACGATTACAGATATTACTCTTTTCATTTGTCTTCCTTAAATACAAGCATATTTTTAAGCGGGCTATTTGGTGGTACCATTGGTAATACATCTTCTCTTCTATCAACTTGAACATCAATAAAGCATACTGCATTTGAATTTAGAGCTTCATTAAATGCTTTTTCAAATTCCTCTTTTGTCTTAGCAGTAAACCCTCTACCACCCATACTCTCAGCAAGTTTTATAAAATCTGGTTGAACATCACTTAGGTCAGTTTCACTTAATCTATCTTCATAAAACATTGTTTGCCATTGTCTTACCATTCCAAGATAATTATTATTTAAAATAATGTTAATTACAGGAAGTTTATATTTATATCCTGTTAATACTTCTTGGATATTCATAACAATACTTCCATCACCTGTAAAGTTTATAACAACTTTATCCTTTTTACCCTCTTTTGCACCAAGAGCTGCTGGAAATCCAAATCCCATAGTCCCAAGACCACCACTTGTTAAAAGCTGTCTTGGATATGTAAATGGATAAAATTGAGCTGCCCACATTTGATGCTGTCCAACATCAGTTGAAATAATTGCATCTTCTGGTGCAAGTTCACCTGTTATTTGAATAACCCATTGAGGTTTTATAACCTCATCACTATCACTATAAGTTAATGGATAAAGTTCTTTATATCTTTTTAAAATTTCTCTCCACTCTTCATATCTATTCGGGTCAATTCCATCAAGCAACATTGGCATCATCTCTTCTAAAACTAACTTAACATCTCCAACAATTGGGTACTTAGTCTCAACTACTTTTCCAATTTGGCTTGGGTCTATATCAATATGGATAATATCTGCATTTTTAGCAAATTCATCTATTTTTCCTGTAACCCTATCATCAAATCTTGCACCAAGTGAGATTATTAAATCAGCATCATTCATAGCCATATTAGCTGCATAGCTTCCATGCATTCCTACCATTCCAAGAAGATATGGACAATCATATCTTAAAACACCTCTTGCCATTAATGTCTCAACTGCTGGAATTTGAGTTGTTTTTACAATTTCTCTTATAATATTACTTGCACCACTTAAAACACTACCACCCCCAATATAAAACACAGGTTTTTTAGCATTTTTAATAGCTTCAACTGCTCTTTTTATTGCTCTTTTATTCCCTTTATAATTTGGTTTATATGTTTTAAGCTCAATTTTTTCTGGAT
This Caminibacter mediatlanticus TB-2 DNA region includes the following protein-coding sequences:
- a CDS encoding acetolactate synthase large subunit translates to MKMTGARIVIESLIKENVEVVFGYPGGAIMNVYDEIYKQDKFKHILTKHEQGAVHMADGYARATGKVGVAFVTSGPGITNAITGIATAYTDSIPMVVISGQVPTTAIGTDAFQEVDAVGITRPITKHNFLVKDVKDLAFIIKEAFYLAKSGRPGPVHIDIPKNVTADMTEFVYPEKIELKTYKPNYKGNKRAIKRAVEAIKNAKKPVFYIGGGSVLSGASNIIREIVKTTQIPAVETLMARGVLRYDCPYLLGMVGMHGSYAANMAMNDADLIISLGARFDDRVTGKIDEFAKNADIIHIDIDPSQIGKVVETKYPIVGDVKLVLEEMMPMLLDGIDPNRYEEWREILKRYKELYPLTYSDSDEVIKPQWVIQITGELAPEDAIISTDVGQHQMWAAQFYPFTYPRQLLTSGGLGTMGFGFPAALGAKEGKKDKVVINFTGDGSIVMNIQEVLTGYKYKLPVINIILNNNYLGMVRQWQTMFYEDRLSETDLSDVQPDFIKLAESMGGRGFTAKTKEEFEKAFNEALNSNAVCFIDVQVDRREDVLPMVPPNSPLKNMLVFKEDK
- a CDS encoding cysteine desulfurase family protein, whose amino-acid sequence is MRVYLDNNSTTPMDEEIKEIYCDATKYFGNINVIYDLGIEARKKLNEAYDIIYPGIGADDSDDIIITSSTTEGNNTVIKTFLDAYLKGSPKKHIITTVAEHSSIKAPCAYAKSFGMEVTYLYTDENGRIKLDELENAIREDTALISVLFASNESGAIQPIKEISEIAKKYNIPFHCDGAQAISKAKVNVRDLGVDYFTFSAHKFHGPKGVGGLYVREGAPYQNLIHGGNQMGGKRGGSVYLNGIISMAEAIKKANENLDYMNSEVRRLRDKLEEAILKIPDTKSYVDKKYRLPNTVIASFRGIEGEAMLWDLNMHKIYAATGSSCSSERLEGSEVLEALGEDPEIAHTGIIFSLSRFTTEEEIDYVIDVLPKVVNRLREISMTYAKIKPE
- a CDS encoding iron-sulfur cluster assembly scaffold protein NifU; translated protein: MARNDLLSGSIWEEYSNKVVERMNNPKFLGEFSEEDAKKRDAKLVVADFGSEACGDAVRLYWLVDPKTDKIIDARFKSFGCGTAIASSDVMTELTIGKTVDEAMKVTNLDVEKALRDEPNKPAFPPQKMHCSVMAYDVIMEAAAKYKGKDAEELKDSEIVCECARVTRKEIEDIIKKHKVKTVEELQKYTDAGKYCKSCVKPGGHEEKPIYLVDIIKQVNEEMKKEEIKNSAITEDFEKMSLVKKIKAIEEFLDTKIKPMLAMDGGSLELIDIREGDGVTTVFVRYLGACSTCASGDMTLMAIEEEMKKHFNTDKIKVMAI
- a CDS encoding YaaA family protein, with protein sequence MKILFSPSEAKKKGGESEFEFNFLFPHLNKKRKEVVDKYNDFIKTALKEELEKLFGVKEVEEFLGDIYSKKTFPAIKRYSGVAYDYLDFDSLGENAKNYIYKNVIIFSNLFGPISAGDFIPEYKLKQGEKIGDFEPWKFYKKHFSKALDEYLENEDILDLRAGFYSKFYSPKKEVFTFKFLKNKKVVSHFAKAYRGIILREVAKRKVDTIDELLKLEIENLQIKEIIESKKKKEIICEIKE
- a CDS encoding DedA family protein, encoding MFEQIVNILVNFAHSLGYIGIYFYMFLVGTFIPVPSELVLLPAGYLAAKGDMDLFLVWLCAALGSLSGALFNYFLAKWIVNKFLKDKPIIKKVNKFWYSHGKISAFLAPLTPGLGQYISIPAGLSHMSLKWFIPLTFSANLIWTGFLIMIGYFFGAGDKAHKEVIYGSLILLGGVILIASIYVLREIKKSKQ
- a CDS encoding FAD-binding oxidoreductase, with amino-acid sequence MIDKKHIEYLKNIVGEDDIKTDKIHLRAYSYDATREHFYPDAVVFPENEEEISKILKYCNEEKIAIIPRGAGSGFTGGALPVNGGIVLALEKHMNKILEIDEKDMVAVVQPGVVNRKLQEEVEKKGLFYPPDPASMDYSTIGGNVSENAGGMRAAKYGLTKDYVMSLKAVLPNGDIIRAGKRTIKDVAGYNIAGILIASEGTLAVITEITLKLLPKPKIKKTYMGIFKNVEDAMNAVYKSLASGAMPVAMEFMDSLVVKALREKLGVDLPEWAGALLIGDVDGNVEEEINYQLGILENSFRENGCKEFKVAKDEKEANEIWFARRNASQSITIYGSKKINEDISVPRSRLPDALREINNISKKYGLVVPCFGHAGDGNIHVNVMVDKNNEEEIKKGYKAVEEIFKLVVDMGGTLSGEHGIGLSKAPFMKLAFNEAELNLFKRIKEAFDPNGILNPGKMGI
- a CDS encoding plasminogen-binding N-terminal domain-containing protein, which translates into the protein MRYFILLLATFLFAVEVKIDNVDLKNKEITLNKYVKKGVSGVVICNYLKTPIICARAVSFGKIAKLFVYNDLKNDAFARPVVLPKKNDEVVFAKDYSRIVIIAPNQEIYLKLKNLYKNNVIISPDILAAFLDGEINQNNLREFAKEFNIGRYIIALDKVYEVDSFSFYIVGEKNFKINAKYNKAFFTYSNNFDIKKVDFKKLIKGIDD
- a CDS encoding L-aspartate oxidase produces the protein MSYDILVVGSGIAGMMAAIEAKELGSNVAIVMKKSPLANNSFMAKGGINAALNNMGDGDSIEQHIQDTLKGGMGIAEEEAVRIFCEHAPQVVRELHRKYKVPFTTLPDGRLAQRPFGGTKFKRTCFSADATGPAIMKTLNKVIQELNIPTIKNHFALNLIVNNGVIAGVSFLDEETNEVKVIKAKAVIMATGGYAGLYRGYTTNVTDATGDGIAMGLRAGLEGMDLEFIQFHPTGLAGTNYLISEAARAEGGRLINSDGNEFVDELNTRDFVTRAIVKQLQKGKQVYLDLTDIPEEVINTKLIHLKKRVKSLKKIDITKEPIPINPLAHYTMGGIKTDTYAFTDIEGLFYVGEAGNNGVNGANRLGGNSLSEGAVFGKIAGYEAVKYSHRVKNIPEIKNEDIQKDIELIEKLKNTKIDTKKIKHTLGDILYRKVGIIRNGYTLKKAIGIFEDLKKEMQTNNNEIENDSSLKEKLECINGIDLAIATAKSALQREESRGAHFRLDFPETDFAFQKHTFVKI
- the ilvN gene encoding acetolactate synthase small subunit — translated: MKRVISVIVENEHGVLARIVNMFAARGYNITSLTVAPIPESEFSRMTIMSEGDPKVFEQIVKQLYKLIPVYKVIESDNFIEKEMAMVKFNLDEPLSDIDALARCYNGSISNVGEKHVVVSVVDRPDRIDNFLKAVKRFKPLEVVRSGVSVIER
- the xth gene encoding exodeoxyribonuclease III, which produces MKICTFNVNSIRSRLEIVQNLVKDYNIDVLCMQEIKVENEKFPIIDGDFECIIHGQKRLHGVATCSKYPIEGYQKGFDGELNESRFIYTLINGIHIINIYAPLGDSYGDRFEYKMYFYDKLFEWLKRFDLNKDKVLICGDFNISHTSLDVWDEEIWEGEVTHLPEERAILSKFLDIGFIDIIRDVYKDEKVFTFYDYRGAAVYKNEGLRLDYILVSKPLFSKFKKVDILTSIRRKRKPTPSDHVPIIAEFDV
- the lpxD gene encoding UDP-3-O-(3-hydroxymyristoyl)glucosamine N-acyltransferase, yielding MEDIKCKMKNEKRVFSLKEICDYLGIECSEDKKITGLNTLVDANEEEISFLENKKYEKYLKNTKAAAVLIRKEDISKLPKGVIPLITDNPYLKLALLTKLFSKSPWEDGGYQINSSAKIDPSVRIAKGVRVGKNVTIMPNVVIGPYVEIDEGSIIYPNVTIYRDTKIGKNVTIHAGSVIGSDGFGYAHTSDGKHIKIYHLGKVIIEDEVEIGANTTIDRAVFGKTIIKKGSKIDNLVQIGHNCEIGEYSILVSQVGLSGSSKLGRNVVMGGQSATAGHLEIAPFTTIAARGGVTKSIKTPGVYSGFPLMPHKLWLKLQAKLSKLLKS